The Takifugu flavidus isolate HTHZ2018 chromosome 17, ASM371156v2, whole genome shotgun sequence genome contains a region encoding:
- the myripb gene encoding rab effector MyRIP isoform X3, protein MGRRLDLSGLTDDEAEHVLKVVQRDMKLRKKEEDRLRILRTQSLEWYYNNVKSRFKRFGSAKVLKTLYRKHIIEKGALSDLPESSIHEGSIYNDNDGSICGSDSAFYKQSEGHSMAETLTVALRVAEEAIEEAITKAEEFGDSLEKQNEARYLRDHKEELIEELATTIVQKIIQRRKRSEMHAEYDFVWSNPQTLIQPSELPSPSQAQASLEEPQDPLKTSYSLWRSRSVFSLTSDDSPEKGPEEAGAGAGLHNYTSLKREGKATSLPTWKSVDRLDNSSASSVLQSPDGNWIALHSSQLSRPSLLTKRKSLVFSVLEKESGVVSAYDEMGSDSEQDNEGGWGAALRQFRRKLSDETYYTDSQHDPEWTYTHHLPVTSPSSGQYTNTETVYSDSEASSVPSACPRKSPHNPLRKKGLSDTHLHPHHEPLYHQHLHQNIHPYPHPSDALDVNFNPKVTGDSSEAEERQSDPVKRSRRRRKSKRESTEQSIRTGGQSHTKSVYPTVQENSAFLLNALVKRGLSDEQPIPDLVQLATVTPDTFRSDAMTPEPEDLKTLAPNSAASSPLLPYSLAPEAQNLQSIIGAGDTLEEELRAKLSKLISRANSKDGSTSEDESKMQTVDQEAAKESEMIKEQIERERQRTNDRLKDCFVSEETGKMNGQEKKRSERLKSKSSMREEGRIREKNSGVLDKTADEQERRGGHIREPNRHSKRQHKRDVERDSEQKRGARRSGSCASSPALTPSSQEGVLSDNQQKYSAASLCSITTEVLKVLNATEELIGEAGRESCTPSESMSASPITSGSETRRLDQKLTKMEEKVYLTAGAVYGLEGTLGDLEHCARSISSGTTDTELAFLEDQVATAAAQVQQSELQVSNIEARILALKTAGLNVAACNHFSKFRTKAKPETLDSSRHQRRKLPAPPLKEKLEPEQQVSQP, encoded by the exons GATTTTAAGGACACAGTCGCTCGAATGGTATTATAACAATGTCAAGAGTCGCTTCAAGCGCTTCGGAAGCGCCAAAGTTCTGAAGACCCTTTACAGAAAACATATTATAGAGAAAGGAGCCCTCTCTGATCTCCCAG AAAGCAGCATCCACGAGGGGAGCATCTATAACGATAATGATGGCAGCATCTGTGGCAGTGACTCTGCCTTCTACAAACAGAGCGAAG gacACAGCATGGCGGAGACCCTCACAGTTGCCCTGCGCGTCGCTGAGGAGGCTATAGAAGAGGCTATTACTAAAGCAGAGGAATTTGGTGACAGTTTG gAGAAGCAGAATGAAGCCCGGTATCTACGAGACCACAAAGAAGAACTCATAGAGGAACTTGCTACAACTATTGTGCAAAAA ATCATCCAGCGCAGGAAGCGGTCTGAGATGCATGCAGAGTATGACTTTGTCTGGTCAAATCCTCAGACCCTGATCCAGCCCAGCGAGCTCCCGTCTCCATCTCAGGCACAAGCATCTTTAGAGGAACCACAGGACCCCCTCAAGACCTCCTACTCCCTCTGG CGCTCCCGGTCAGTTTTTTCCCTCACCAGTGACGACTCTCCGGAAAAAGGCCCAGAGGAGGCAGGTGCAGGAGCAGGTCTGCACAACTACACTTCTCTGAAAAGGGAGGGCAAGGCCACATCTCTACCCACCTGGAAGAGTGTTGATCGACTGGATAACTCCA GTGCCTCGTCGGTGCTCCAGAGCCCTGACGGGAACTGGATCGCTCTGCACAGCTCGCAGCTGTCTCGGCCCAGCCTACTAACTAAAAGGAAGAGCCTGGTGTTCAGCGTGTTAGAAAAGGAGTCTGGTGTTGTCTCGGCTTACGACGAGATGGGATCCGACTCAGAGCAGGACAACGAAGGAGGCTGGGGTGCAGCACTACGACAGTTCCGCCGCAAACTGTCCGATGAAACTTACTACACCGATTCGCAGCATGACCCAGAGTGGACGTACACCCACCACCTTCCCGTTACATCACCATCATCTGGCCAGTACACCAACACGGAAACGGTGTACTCCGACTCAGAGGCCTCATCTGTACCGTCCGCATGTCCTCGCAAATCACCTCACAACCCACTGAGGAAGAAAGGActgtctgacacacacctgcacccTCACCACGAGCCGCTGTACCACCAACACCTCCATCAGAACATCCATCCATACCCACACCCCTCCGATGCTCTGGATGTGAACTTCAATCCAAAG GTGACGGGAGACAGCAGCGAGGCTGAGGAGAGACAAAGCGATCCGGTCAAAAGATCACGGCGCCGCAGGAAAAGCAAACGAGAATCAACAGAACAGAGCATCAGGACAGGAGGCCAGAGCCACACAAAGTCCGTCTACCCAACAGTGCAG GAGAACAGTGCTTTTCTACTCAATGCTCTTGTAAAGAGGGGTTTAAGTGATGAACAGCCAATTCCAGATTTAGTACAGTTGGCAACGGTGACACCAGACACCTTTAGGTCAGATGCCATGACGCCTGAGCCAGAGGACTTGAAGACACTAGCTCCAAACTCGGCAGCTTCAAGCCCTCTGCTGCCCTACTCTCTGGCTCCAGAGGCCCAGAACCTGCAGAGCATCATTGGGGCTGGAGATACCCTGGAAGAAGAGCTTCGAGCCAAATTGAGCAAACTGATCAGTCGTGCCAACAGCAAAGATGGCAGCACATCAGAGGATGAGAGCAAAATGCAAACCGTGGACCAAGAAGCAGCCAAAGAAAGTGAGATGATTAAAGAACAGATAGAAagggagaggcagaggacaAATGACAGGTTAAAAGACTGCTTTGTCAGTGAGGAAACAGGCAAGATGAATggacaagagaagaagagaagtgaGAGGCTGAAAAGCAAATCATCgatgagagaggaaggaagaataAGGGAGAAGAATTCAGGAGTTTTGGACAAGACAGCGGATGAGCAGGAGCGAAGGGGGGGACACATACGAGAGCCCAACAGACATAGTAAGAGGCAACATAAAAGAGACGTTGAGAGAGATTCGGAACAGAAAAGAGGAGCAAGAAGAAGCGGATCCTGCGCAAGTTCACCTGCATTAACACCTTCCTCCCAGGAGGGGGTGCTGTCGGACAATCAG CAGAAGTATTCGGCAGCATCTCTCTGCAGCATCACCACAGAGGTTTTGAAGGTTTTGAATGCTACAGAGGAGCTCATCGGTGAGGCCGGCAGGGAGAGTTGTACACCATCCGAGTCCATGAGTGCATCTCCAATAACCAGTGGCTCTGAGACACGTAGGCTGGATCAGAAGTTGAccaagatggaggagaag GTTTATCTGACTGCTGGGGCTGTGTATGGATTAGAGGGGACTCTGGGAGACTTGGAGCACTGCGCCCGCAGCATCAGCAGTGGCACCACGGACACAGAACTGGCCTtcctggaggaccaggtggccactgcagcagcacaggttCAACagtctgagctgcag GTGTCAAATATTGAAGCAAGGATATTAGCCCTGAAGACAGCTGGGCTCAATGTAGCTGCCTGCAATCACTTCTCCAAGTTCAGGACTAAGGCTAAG CCTGAAACCCTGGACTCATCCCGCCACCAAAGGAGGAAACTGCCAGCTCCTCCACTCAAAG agaagttggAGCCAGAGCAACAGGTGTCTCAGCCATAG